The Dioscorea cayenensis subsp. rotundata cultivar TDr96_F1 chromosome 7, TDr96_F1_v2_PseudoChromosome.rev07_lg8_w22 25.fasta, whole genome shotgun sequence genome includes a region encoding these proteins:
- the LOC120265276 gene encoding uncharacterized protein LOC120265276: MARRAPPTPQEIAARIAEVRMRGTDSGGSPPRREESEDFGKMIVPYVSSQDIEVKEAGTSSQDLPSGVKDRDDLLRWVRESFPGAYVQRAEEDEQEDSATVAEGEDTDHITAQVTITPATSDSSHSSDEIPLKDRVAQIAKGNKVASEKKAQLRKKTQKKEKVSKSKKKSFSDPEEEASPRHKRRCTEATKQGEKPSSSSKKEKKKKATRQAKYSDEDRFCDKVSEKKFESVEGRGVVVERMIDEGAFEKYGLTELLQQRSLYKSATFPESYSLSLVQEFYSNLLPSDKDITRVYVRGKWIPFTPACLNRFLEFKPEVKGNFEEGLELNEEVLKEITGGRTESWGVDSQHPPLRPTPHNSSIVKELALLLFAIGTGKKFNLGRLIFQNIVKEADGSNSSTSLGYSALLSQYLLQHGVQLRKGEAITQ; encoded by the exons ATGGCCCGCCGTGCTCCACCGACCCCACAAGAAATTGCTGCCAGAATTGCAGAAGTAAGGATGAGAGGGACTGATTCTGGAGGAAGCCCACCAAGGAGAGAAGAATCAGAAGATTTTGGGAAAATGATTGTCCCTTATGTTTCTTCTCAGGATATTGAAGTAAAAGAAGCGGGAACATCGTCTCAAGATTTGCCTTCAGGTGTCAAAGACAGAGATGATCTCTTGAGATGGGTTCGTGAGTCTTTTCCAGGTGCTTATGTTCAGAGAGCAGAGGAAGATGAACAGGAGGACTCCGCTACAGTTGCAGAAGGAGAAG ATACTGACCATATCACTGCACAAGTTACAATAACTCCTGCAACATCCGACAGTTCACATAGTTCTGATGAGATCCCACTCAAAGATCGTGTTGCCCAGATTGCTAAAGGGAATAAAGTAGCGTCTGAAAAGAAGGCCCAGTTAAGGAAGAAAAcccagaagaaggagaaggttagcAAGTCCAAAAAAAAGTCTTTCTCAGATCCCGAAGAAGAAGCTTCCCCTAGGCACAAGAGAAGGTGTACTGAAGCTACAAAACAGGGGGAGAAACCATCATCAAgttctaagaaagaaaagaagaagaaagcaacccGACAAGCTAAATACAGTGATGAAGACAGATTTTGTGACAAAGTATCCgagaagaagtttgaatctgTTGAAGGGAGAGGAGTTGTAGTTGAAAGGATGATTGATGAAGGAGCTTTTGAGAAGTATGGGTTAACTGAGCTGCTGCAACAAAGAAGTTTATACAAGTCTGCAACATTTCCAGAAAGCTACAGTTTGTCATTGGTCCAAGAGttttacagtaatttgctaccaTCTGACAAAGACATTACTAGAGTTTATGTTCGAGGTAAGTGGATTCCATTTACTCCCGCTTGTCTGAAcagattcttggagtttaaaccAGAGGTGAAAGGAAACTTTGAAGAAGGGCTTGAGTTGAATGAAGAAGTTCTGAAAGAGATCACTGGAGGAAGAACGGAGTCATGGGGAGTAGACTCCCAGCATCCACCCTTACGGCCAA CCCCGCACAATTCCAGCATAGTGAAGGAGCTTGCTCTATTATTGTTTGCTATTGGAACTGGGAAGAAGTTCAATCTGGGAAGGCTAATCTTCCAGAATATTGTTAAAGAAGCTGACGGTTCTAACTCTTCAACATCACTTGGATATTCTGCACTGCTGTCACAGtatttgttacaacatggagTACAACTCAGGAAGGGAGAAGCGATCACGCAGTGA